The following nucleotide sequence is from Tardiphaga alba.
AATCGCGGCGCGGCGCGCGGTCACCGCCGTCGCGCTTGCCGGCGTAGGGGCGCTTCTCGCCATCGCCGTCACGCGGCGGGCGCGGCGTGTAGCTGCCATCGCGCTTGGCGAACTTCTTCTCCGGGCCGCGGGCGGCACCGGAACGGCCGCCTTTGCTCGGCCCCTTAGCCGGACCTCTGCCGCCGGGCGGCCGGCCGCGCGAGGGGCCGTTGTTTTTATCGTTATCGCGGGGCATGAAAGGTCTCGCTGCAGCGGAAGCTGAATTGGGTTGAGCGCGGAGACATCGCGGGGCGCCATCACGGCGCGTCCGATCGAAGCAGGAACCGCTTTGCTGAAGGCCACTCCGTAGCAGAGTTTTGCGCAGGAAACGAGCTTTTGACCGCCCCTTCTTTCATGGATTTGGCTCTGAAAGCCGCCGAAGCCGCTGGTGAAGCGGGCGAAGTCCCGATCGGCTGCGTGATCGTGCGGGATGGCGAGGTGATCGCCAGCGCCGGCAACCGCACCTTGACCGACAAGGACCCCACTGCGCATGCCGAAGTCCTGGCTATCCGCCAGGCGGCCGAGCGGATAGGCAGCGAGCGGCTGGTGGATTGCGATCTCTATGTCACGCTGGAGCCCTGCACTATGTGTGCCGGGGCGATCTCGTTCGCCCGCATCCGCCGGCTGTATTATGGCGCAGCCGATCCCAAGGGCGGTGGCGTCGATTCCGGCGTCCGCTTCTTTGCCTCGCCGACCTGCCACCACGCGCCGGAAGTCTATTCCGCCGTGGGCGAAATCGAATCGGCGACACTTTTACGAGAATTTTTCCGGGTCCGGCGCTGATGTGCGCTTCATTCGCGTGATCACGGGCACGCGGGTCACCTCGTGGCCATTCTCATGGACGACGCAGATATGCCGCGCATGTTCACGGTTGGCCGGTGGCTGCGCGGAAATTTCGTCAGCAATTGCATAGGCTTCTGCAATCGCTTCGGCATCGTTGTCGAGATCGCGACCGCGGTGGTCGCGCTCGGTCATTCCGTTCTTCAGGTCAAAATAGTAATGCGCCATGAGGAACCTCTCCGGGCCCCCAACGCACATCACAACCTTTGGTTCCGAACAGAAGAGCCTCCGGTTACCTTTTATTTGCCGCCGCGTTCGCGGGCGACGGCCTGCCAGCCGATGTCGCGGCGGCAGAAGCCTTCCGGCCAGTTGATCAGACCGATGGCTTCGTAGGCCCGACGCTGAGCTTCCCCGACCGTCTTGGCCGAGGCTGTTACATTGAGCACCCGGCCACCATTGGCGAGAATCCAGTCGCCCGAGGCCTTGGTTCCGGCATGGAACACCTCGACGCCCTCGATCTGCTCGGCACGGTCGATGCCGGCGATGCGGGTGCCCTTGTCGTAATCGCCGGGATAGCCCTTGGCGGCCATCACCACCGTCAGCGCAGGATCCGGGAACCAGCGCAGGTCGAAATTCTTCAGCTGGCCATCGGCCGAGGCGATCAGCGCGGGCAGCA
It contains:
- a CDS encoding nucleoside deaminase, with translation MTAPSFMDLALKAAEAAGEAGEVPIGCVIVRDGEVIASAGNRTLTDKDPTAHAEVLAIRQAAERIGSERLVDCDLYVTLEPCTMCAGAISFARIRRLYYGAADPKGGGVDSGVRFFASPTCHHAPEVYSAVGEIESATLLREFFRVRR
- a CDS encoding DUF6894 family protein; translated protein: MAHYYFDLKNGMTERDHRGRDLDNDAEAIAEAYAIADEISAQPPANREHARHICVVHENGHEVTRVPVITRMKRTSAPDPEKFS